The following coding sequences lie in one Arachis hypogaea cultivar Tifrunner chromosome 4, arahy.Tifrunner.gnm2.J5K5, whole genome shotgun sequence genomic window:
- the LOC112795836 gene encoding small ribosomal subunit protein uS8z/uS8w, with protein MVRVSVLNDALKSMYNAEKRGKRQVMIRPSSKVIIKFLLVMQKHGYIGEFEYVDDHRAGKIVVELNGRLNKCGVISPRFDVGVKEIESWTARLLPSRQFGYIVLTTSAGIMDHEEARRKNAGGKVLGFFY; from the exons ATGGTGAGGGTTAGTGTCTTGAATGATGCTCTCAAGAGCATGTACAATGCCGAGAAGCGAGGGAAGCGCCAGGTCATGATTAGGCCATCATCAAAAGTGATTATTAAGTTCCTTTTGGTGATGCAGAAGCATG GGTACATTGGCGAGTTTGAGTATGTTGATGACCACAGGGCTGGAAAAATTGTggttgaattgaatggaagactGAACAAATGTGGGGTTATCAGTCCCCGTTTTGATGTTGGTGTCAAAGAGATTGAAAGCTGGACTGCTAGGCTGCTCCCTTCAAGACAG TTTGGGTACATTGTGTTGACTACCTCTGCCGGCATCATGGATCATGAAGAGGCAAGGAGAAAGAATGCCGGTGGTAAAGTGCTGGGTTTCTTTTACTAG
- the LOC112795837 gene encoding endo-1,3;1,4-beta-D-glucanase — protein sequence MSSPQCFENPPNLNSGVHGSGNIQELGGVKSYVTGPHDSKLALILISDVFGYEAPNLRKLADKVAAAGFLVVVPDLLYGDYFDLENPQFDRAAWLRAHGTDKGCEDAKPLFSALKSKGVTAIGAAGFCWGGVVVVKLANSSDIDMKAAVILHPGPIPDDEYSEIKVPVALLMAENDNCYTPEKAKQIGEMLSAKPELESFVKIYPGVSHGWTVKYKVDDEGAVKSAEEAHHDMLNWFIHHVK from the exons ATGTCAAGTCCTCAGTGTTTTGAGAATCCACCAAACCTGAACTCAGGTGTCCATGGCTCAGGGAATATCCAAGAACTTGGTGGTGTTAAATCCTATGTCACTGGTCCCCATGATTCCAAGTTGGCACTTATACTAATCTCTGATGTATTTG GATATGAAGCACCAAATCTAAG GAAACTCGCCGACAAAGTGGCGGCTGCCGGATTCTTGGTTGTTGTTCCTGATCTTCTGTATGGAGACTACTTTGATCTTGAAAATCCTCAATTCGACCGAGCTGCATGGCTACGAGCTCATGGGACG GATAAGGGATGTGAAGATGCTAAACCTTTATTTTCTGCTCTAAAGAGTAAAGGTGTTACAGCCATAGGAGCTGCAGGCTTCTGCTGGGGAG GGGTGGTGGTTGTGAAATTGGCAAATTCCAGTGACATTGACATGAAGGCTGCAGTTATTTTGCATCCTGGTCCAATCCCAGATGATGAATACAGTG AGATCAAGGTTCCTGTAGCTCTATTGATGGCTGAAAATGACAATTGTTATACACCAGAGAAAGCAAAGCAAATTGGCGAGATGTTGTCTGCAAAACCAGAG TTAGAGAGCTTTGTGAAGATATACCCGGGTGTGTCTCATGGATGGACAGTGAAGTACAAAGTTGATGATGAAGGAGCTGTGAAGAGTGCTGAAGAGGCACACCATGACATGTTGAATTGGTTTATCCACCATGTCAAGTGA
- the LOC112795838 gene encoding endo-1,3;1,4-beta-D-glucanase-like, whose protein sequence is MAESACLENPKITSLISRVGSLQELGGVRCYITGSDNSKRALIFVSTVVGFELPSLRELADKVAAAGFLVVVPDLLYADYFSYDPQFDREGWLKKHGEAKGCEDTKPIIAALESRGVTAIGAAGFCWGGGVVTRLAGSGNIQAAVALHPARITHDDINEVKVPIALLGAEVDQFLPPEQLKQLGEKLASKPEFESYVKIYPGVAHGWTLKYNVEDESAVRSAEEAHQEMLDWFTKYIN, encoded by the exons ATGGCGGAATCAGCGTGTCTTGAGAATCCTAAAATCACAAGCCTGATCTCGAGAGTTGGAAGTTTGCAAGAACTGGGAGGGGTAAGATGCTACATCACTGGATCCGATAACTCTAAACGTGCTCTCATTTTTGTTTCCACTGTAGTCG GGTTTGAGTTACCTAGTTTAAG GGAACTAGCAGACAAGGTAGCAGCAGCTGGATTCTTGGTTGTAGTTCCTGATCTTCTGTATGCTGACTACTTTAGTTATGATCCTCAATTTGATAGAGAAGGATGGTTGAAGAAACATGGAGAG GCTAAGGGATGTGAAGACACCAAACCTATTATTGCTGCTCTAGAGAGCAGAGGTGTTACTGCCATAGGTGCTGCCGGTTTCTGCTGGGGCG GGGGTGTGGTTACAAGATTAGCAGGTTCTGGTAACATTCAAGCTGCAGTTGCATTGCATCCAGCTCGAATTACACATGATGATATTAATG AGGTAAAGGTTCCTATTGCTTTATTAGGAGCAGAAGTTGACCAATTTTTACCACCAGAACAGTTGAAGCAACTTGGAGAGAAGCTGGCTTCAAAACCAGAG tttgAGAGCTATGTGAAGATATACCCAGGAGTTGCTCATGGATGGACTCTGAAATACAATGTTGAAGATGAATCAGCAGTAAGGAGTGCTGAAGAGGCTCATCAAGAAATGTTGGATTGGTTTACTAAGTATATCAACTGA